In Streptomyces sp. NBC_01381, a genomic segment contains:
- the ribD gene encoding bifunctional diaminohydroxyphosphoribosylaminopyrimidine deaminase/5-amino-6-(5-phosphoribosylamino)uracil reductase RibD, which yields MRQEDPVATAAAANDHERIAMRRAITLAALGLGSTSPNPVVGCVIIDASGRTVGEGHHQRAGGPHAEVHALRAAGDKARGATALVTLEPCNHTGRTGPCAQALIDAGIARVVYAVGDPNPTATGGAQRLRTAGIDVESGLLEDEAAAGNAAWLTSVRLGRPYVTWKYAATLDGRIAAADGTSRWITSAEARADVHRLRAECDAVVVGSGTQRADDPHLAVRGIEGAVQPLRVVVDTNATAVTPGARVLDDAAPTLVAVAEDASADLEALEAETVRLPRAEGGLDIQTLLAELHARGVRSVLLEGGPTLAGAFVAAGAVDRVVGYLAPVLLGAGPAALAGGGITTITDALRLDVSESVRIGPDLRITATLAAKEH from the coding sequence ATGAGGCAGGAGGACCCGGTGGCCACCGCAGCCGCAGCGAACGACCATGAGCGCATCGCCATGCGCCGCGCCATCACGCTCGCCGCTCTCGGACTCGGTTCCACCAGCCCCAATCCGGTCGTCGGCTGCGTCATCATCGACGCCTCGGGCCGGACCGTCGGCGAGGGCCATCACCAGCGCGCGGGCGGCCCGCACGCCGAGGTCCACGCCCTGCGCGCGGCCGGCGACAAGGCCCGCGGCGCGACCGCCCTGGTCACCCTCGAACCCTGCAACCACACCGGACGCACGGGACCCTGCGCCCAGGCGCTCATCGACGCCGGGATCGCCCGCGTCGTCTACGCGGTCGGCGACCCGAACCCCACCGCGACCGGCGGCGCGCAGCGACTGCGTACCGCCGGAATCGACGTGGAATCGGGCCTGTTGGAGGACGAGGCCGCCGCGGGGAACGCCGCCTGGCTGACCTCCGTGCGGCTCGGCCGCCCGTACGTCACCTGGAAGTACGCCGCGACACTCGACGGCCGTATCGCCGCCGCCGACGGCACGAGCCGCTGGATCACCTCCGCCGAGGCCCGCGCCGACGTGCACCGGCTGCGCGCCGAGTGCGACGCGGTCGTGGTCGGCTCCGGCACCCAGCGCGCCGACGACCCGCACCTCGCCGTACGGGGCATTGAGGGCGCCGTGCAGCCGCTGCGCGTCGTCGTCGACACCAACGCCACCGCCGTCACGCCCGGAGCCCGCGTCCTGGACGACGCCGCGCCCACGCTCGTCGCGGTCGCCGAGGACGCGAGCGCCGACCTTGAAGCACTTGAAGCCGAAACGGTGCGACTCCCGCGCGCGGAGGGTGGGTTGGACATCCAAACCCTCCTCGCCGAGCTCCACGCGCGCGGGGTGCGATCCGTACTCCTCGAAGGCGGGCCGACGCTCGCCGGAGCGTTTGTCGCCGCGGGCGCCGTCGACCGCGTCGTCGGCTATCTCGCCCCCGTGCTGCTCGGCGCGGGCCCCGCCGCCCTGGCCGGCGGCGGAATCACGACCATCACCGATGCGTTGCGCCTCGACGTGAGCGAGAGCGTCCGCATCGGCCCCGATCTGCGCATCACCGCCACCCTTGCAGCGAAGGAGCACTGA
- a CDS encoding riboflavin synthase gives MFTGIVEELGEITAVEKLADASRFRLRGPVVTEGAKHGDSIAVNGVCLTVVEHEGDEFTADVMAETLDRSSLGALAVGSRVNLERPTAVGDRLGGHIVQGHVDGTGEIVERKPSENWEIVKVSLPAGLARYVVEKGSITVDGVSLTVVDAGPDYFTISLIPTTLALTTLGIKQPGDPVNLEVDVIAKYVERMLGDRIHAPAPAAAQEATK, from the coding sequence GTGTTCACCGGAATCGTCGAAGAGCTGGGCGAGATCACCGCCGTCGAGAAGCTGGCCGACGCCTCGCGCTTCCGCCTCCGTGGCCCCGTCGTCACCGAAGGCGCGAAGCACGGCGACTCCATCGCGGTCAACGGCGTCTGTCTGACGGTCGTGGAGCACGAGGGCGACGAGTTCACCGCCGATGTGATGGCCGAGACGCTCGACCGCTCCAGCCTCGGCGCGCTCGCGGTCGGCTCGCGGGTCAACCTGGAGCGGCCCACGGCCGTCGGTGACCGCCTCGGCGGGCACATCGTGCAGGGCCACGTGGACGGCACCGGCGAGATCGTCGAGCGCAAGCCGTCCGAGAACTGGGAGATCGTCAAGGTCTCGCTCCCCGCAGGACTCGCCCGCTACGTGGTGGAGAAGGGCTCCATCACGGTGGACGGCGTGAGCCTGACCGTCGTCGACGCGGGACCCGACTACTTCACCATCAGCCTCATCCCCACCACCCTCGCGCTGACCACGCTCGGCATCAAGCAGCCCGGCGACCCGGTCAACCTCGAGGTCGACGTCATCGCGAAGTACGTCGAGCGGATGCTCGGCGACCGCATCCACGCGCCCGCTCCCGCCGCCGCTCAGGAGGCCACGAAGTGA
- a CDS encoding nicotinamide mononucleotide transporter family protein has protein sequence MVGNTVGLIALALGWRRSIWTWPAQFLSGVILVAAYASAQLSGGVGKQLLVIGVALWGWRLWTNGKQQAQDGSIAVRFATWKERGVLLGGTAVGTLAVGALFSAVPDLSWNPWPDAYIFVGTLAAMVAQARGLVEFWFAWLLVDVVGVPLAFSSGLAFSGLVYVIYLALVLWGLRDWWLRSRTASSQPVMEGAPA, from the coding sequence ATGGTGGGCAACACCGTCGGCCTGATCGCCCTCGCCCTCGGCTGGCGGCGCTCCATATGGACCTGGCCCGCCCAGTTCCTGTCCGGCGTCATCCTCGTCGCCGCGTACGCGTCCGCGCAGCTCTCCGGCGGCGTCGGCAAGCAGCTGCTCGTCATCGGCGTCGCCCTGTGGGGCTGGCGGCTGTGGACCAACGGCAAGCAGCAGGCGCAGGACGGCTCCATCGCCGTCCGGTTCGCGACCTGGAAGGAGCGCGGCGTGCTGCTCGGCGGCACCGCCGTCGGCACCCTCGCGGTCGGCGCCCTGTTCTCCGCCGTACCCGATCTGTCCTGGAACCCCTGGCCCGACGCCTACATCTTCGTCGGCACGCTCGCCGCGATGGTCGCCCAGGCGCGCGGTCTCGTCGAGTTCTGGTTCGCCTGGCTGCTGGTCGACGTGGTCGGCGTGCCGCTCGCGTTCAGCAGCGGCCTCGCCTTCTCCGGCCTTGTGTACGTCATCTACCTCGCCCTCGTCCTGTGGGGCCTGCGCGACTGGTGGCTGCGGTCGCGCACCGCGTCCTCGCAGCCCGTCATGGAAGGAGCCCCGGCATGA
- a CDS encoding bifunctional 3,4-dihydroxy-2-butanone-4-phosphate synthase/GTP cyclohydrolase II has translation MTAAPVWYSTGHGEDASDLALDPVEAAIRDIAAGRPVVVVDDEDRENEGDLVIAAEKATPEIIAFMMSECRGLICAPMEGDELDRLQLPQMVENNTESMRTAFTVSVDASAAHGVTTGISAADRATTLQMLAAGAFEPTDFVRPGHIFPLRAKSGGVLARNGHTEAAVDLARLAGLRPAGAIVEIAGEDGTMLRLPELIPFARKHGLTIISIEDLIAYRRSSEPTVRREAEVRLPTAFGEFTAYGYRSTVDGVEHVALVHGDIGEGDDVLVRIHSECLTGDVFHSLRCDCGPQLEASMRRITEEGRGVVVYLRGHEGRGIGLLSKLRAYELQERGSDTLDANLELGLPADARDYGAGARILDDLGVRSLRLMTNNPDKTDAVVRHGLKVTGREPMAVHAGEHNLRYLRTKRDRMGHDLPGLDTPEVSACGNQ, from the coding sequence ATGACTGCGGCACCTGTTTGGTACAGCACGGGTCATGGAGAAGACGCCTCTGACCTGGCCCTCGACCCCGTAGAGGCGGCCATCCGCGACATCGCCGCCGGGCGGCCCGTCGTGGTCGTCGACGACGAGGACCGGGAGAACGAGGGCGACCTCGTCATCGCCGCCGAGAAGGCGACCCCCGAGATCATCGCGTTCATGATGAGCGAGTGCCGCGGCCTGATCTGCGCGCCCATGGAGGGCGACGAGCTGGACCGCCTCCAGCTCCCGCAGATGGTCGAGAACAACACCGAGTCGATGCGGACGGCCTTCACCGTCTCCGTCGACGCGAGCGCCGCGCACGGCGTCACCACCGGCATCTCGGCCGCCGACCGCGCCACCACGCTCCAGATGCTCGCGGCGGGCGCCTTCGAGCCGACCGACTTCGTACGGCCCGGCCACATCTTCCCGCTGCGCGCCAAGTCCGGCGGCGTCCTGGCGCGCAACGGCCACACCGAGGCCGCGGTCGACCTGGCCCGGCTCGCGGGCCTGCGCCCCGCCGGGGCCATCGTCGAGATCGCGGGCGAGGACGGCACGATGCTCCGCCTGCCGGAGCTGATCCCGTTCGCCCGCAAGCACGGCCTGACGATCATCTCCATCGAGGACCTGATCGCCTACCGCCGCTCCTCCGAGCCGACGGTCCGCCGCGAGGCCGAGGTCCGCCTGCCCACCGCGTTCGGCGAGTTCACGGCGTACGGCTATCGCTCCACCGTCGACGGCGTGGAGCACGTCGCCCTGGTCCACGGCGACATCGGCGAGGGCGACGACGTCCTGGTCCGCATCCACTCCGAGTGCCTGACCGGCGACGTCTTCCACTCGCTGCGCTGCGACTGCGGCCCCCAGCTCGAGGCGTCCATGCGGCGCATCACGGAGGAGGGACGCGGCGTCGTGGTCTATCTCCGCGGCCACGAGGGGCGCGGCATCGGCCTGCTGTCCAAGCTGCGCGCCTACGAACTCCAGGAGCGCGGCAGCGACACCCTGGACGCCAACCTGGAGCTCGGCCTGCCCGCCGACGCCAGGGACTACGGCGCCGGCGCCAGGATCCTCGACGACCTCGGCGTCCGCAGCCTGCGCCTGATGACCAACAACCCCGACAAGACCGACGCGGTCGTCCGGCACGGCCTGAAGGTCACCGGACGCGAGCCCATGGCGGTCCACGCGGGCGAGCACAACCTCCGCTACCTGCGCACCAAGCGGGACCGGATGGGGCACGACCTGCCCGGGCTCGACACGCCCGAGGTGTCGGCCTGCGGCAACCAGTAA
- the ribH gene encoding 6,7-dimethyl-8-ribityllumazine synthase gives MSGKGAPELSVKNCGDLRVAVIAAQWHEKVMDGLVDGALRALHELGIDEPTVLRVPGSFELPVVAKVLAGRGYDAIVALGVVIRGGTPHFEYVCQGVTQGLTQVSIDTGVPVGFGVLTCDTEEQALDRAGIEGSREDKGHEAVTAAVATATTLRSVSEPWR, from the coding sequence GTGAGCGGCAAGGGTGCACCCGAACTGAGCGTGAAGAACTGCGGCGACCTGCGGGTCGCGGTGATCGCCGCGCAGTGGCACGAGAAGGTCATGGACGGCCTCGTCGACGGCGCGCTGCGCGCCCTGCACGAGCTCGGCATCGACGAGCCGACCGTCCTGCGCGTGCCCGGCAGCTTCGAGCTGCCGGTCGTCGCCAAGGTCCTCGCGGGCCGCGGCTACGACGCGATCGTGGCGCTCGGCGTCGTCATCCGCGGCGGCACCCCGCACTTCGAGTACGTGTGCCAGGGCGTCACCCAGGGCCTCACGCAGGTCAGCATCGACACCGGGGTGCCCGTCGGCTTCGGCGTGCTGACCTGTGACACCGAGGAGCAGGCCCTGGACCGCGCGGGCATCGAGGGCTCCCGCGAGGACAAGGGGCACGAAGCGGTCACCGCGGCCGTCGCCACGGCGACCACGCTGCGTTCCGTGTCCGAGCCCTGGCGGTGA
- a CDS encoding phosphoribosyl-ATP diphosphatase: protein MSKKTFEELFAELQHKAANGDPATSRTAELVDKGVHAIGKKVVEEAAEVWMAAEHEGKEAAAEEISQLLYHVQVMMVARGISLDDVYAHL from the coding sequence ATGTCCAAGAAGACTTTCGAGGAGCTCTTCGCCGAGCTCCAGCACAAGGCCGCCAACGGCGACCCCGCAACCTCCCGCACCGCCGAGCTGGTCGACAAGGGCGTCCATGCCATCGGCAAGAAGGTCGTCGAGGAGGCCGCCGAAGTCTGGATGGCCGCCGAGCACGAGGGCAAGGAAGCCGCCGCCGAGGAGATCTCGCAGCTCCTGTACCACGTGCAGGTGATGATGGTCGCCCGCGGCATCTCGCTCGACGACGTGTACGCCCATCTCTGA
- the hisG gene encoding ATP phosphoribosyltransferase, translating into MLRIAVPNKGSLSGPASAMLHEAGYQQRKESKELVLVDPENEVEFFYLRPKDIAIYVATGRLDIGITGQDLLVDSGADAEPILPLGFARSTFRFAAKPGTADSIEDLEGKTVATSYEGIVAKHLADNGVAASVVHLDGAVETAIELGVAQVIADVVETGTSLRNAGLEVFGEPIMKSEAVVIRRTGADGDDPKVQQFLRRLQGVLVARSYVMMDYDCRAEHLERAVALTPGLESPTISPLHNEGWVAVRSMVPAKEAQRVMDDLYDLGARAILTTAIHACRL; encoded by the coding sequence ATGCTGCGCATCGCCGTCCCCAACAAGGGTTCACTGTCCGGACCTGCGTCGGCGATGCTCCATGAGGCCGGATACCAGCAGCGCAAGGAGTCCAAGGAGCTCGTCCTCGTCGACCCCGAGAACGAGGTCGAGTTCTTCTACCTGCGGCCCAAGGACATCGCGATCTACGTCGCGACCGGCAGGCTCGACATCGGCATCACCGGCCAGGACCTCCTGGTCGACTCCGGTGCCGACGCCGAGCCGATCCTGCCGCTCGGCTTCGCCCGCTCCACCTTCCGGTTCGCCGCGAAGCCGGGCACGGCCGACAGCATCGAGGACCTCGAAGGCAAGACCGTCGCGACCTCGTACGAGGGAATCGTCGCCAAGCACCTCGCGGACAACGGCGTGGCCGCCTCCGTCGTGCACCTGGACGGCGCCGTCGAGACCGCGATCGAACTGGGCGTCGCCCAGGTCATCGCGGACGTCGTGGAGACCGGCACCTCGCTGCGGAACGCGGGCCTCGAGGTCTTCGGCGAGCCGATCATGAAGTCCGAGGCGGTCGTCATCCGGCGCACCGGCGCGGACGGCGACGACCCGAAGGTGCAGCAGTTCCTGCGCCGCCTGCAGGGCGTCCTGGTCGCCAGGTCGTACGTGATGATGGACTACGACTGCCGCGCCGAGCACCTGGAGCGGGCCGTCGCCCTCACTCCCGGTCTTGAGTCGCCGACGATCTCGCCGCTGCACAACGAGGGCTGGGTCGCCGTGCGCTCCATGGTCCCGGCCAAGGAGGCGCAGCGCGTCATGGACGACCTGTACGACCTCGGGGCGCGCGCGATCCTGACCACGGCCATCCACGCCTGCCGCCTCTGA
- a CDS encoding PH domain-containing protein, with amino-acid sequence MPDQTHLPALPVTFRPGRTRAVLLTAGAAILVVLTVIALLIPGLSPGERTSFIFTGALLFGVLALLSRPKVVADESGVTVVNIATSRRLAWAEIVQVNLRPGDPWVFLNLSDGTSLPAMGIQPGIAKAQAIADARALRALADARTPRG; translated from the coding sequence ATGCCCGACCAGACGCACCTTCCCGCCCTTCCCGTCACGTTCCGGCCCGGCCGGACCAGGGCCGTGCTGCTCACCGCGGGAGCCGCGATCCTCGTGGTCCTCACGGTGATCGCCCTGCTCATCCCGGGCCTCAGCCCGGGGGAGCGGACCAGTTTCATCTTCACCGGCGCCCTGCTCTTCGGCGTGCTCGCGCTCCTGAGCAGGCCGAAGGTCGTCGCCGACGAGTCGGGCGTGACCGTCGTCAACATCGCCACCAGCAGGCGCCTCGCCTGGGCCGAGATCGTCCAGGTGAACCTGCGCCCCGGCGACCCGTGGGTGTTCCTCAACCTCAGCGACGGCACGAGCCTGCCCGCGATGGGCATCCAGCCCGGCATCGCCAAGGCACAGGCCATCGCCGACGCCCGAGCCCTGCGCGCCCTCGCCGACGCCCGCACCCCGCGGGGCTGA
- a CDS encoding hemolysin family protein, with protein sequence MTTSLLLLGAAFLLILANGFFVAAEFGLVTVERPDAEKAAADGDRRARTVVAALKELSFQLSGTQLGITITSLVVGMLAEPALAHLFAGPFTATGLPEGAVPGVSVVVGMLLASAVQMVIGELVPKNWAVSRPLQVARFVAGPQHVFARLFRPVISLLNAVANRIVRVFGVEPADELASARTPGELVSLARHSAQAGTLEQDTADLFVRTLSLGELTAQHVMTPRVKVSALQTSATAQDVVNLTRATGLSRFPVYRERIDEIVGMVHLKDALAVPAHERLRTPAGRIAQVPLQVPETLPVQQLLEQLRSEQPIAVVVDEYGGTAGVVTLEDIVEELVGEVRDEHDLHDLPELAAAPAEDGRPAWDADGSCRVDTLQRIGLDVPEGPYETVAGLVADLLGRIPAPGDRAELPGWRLAVRQVDHYRAERVRLVRTADISGAPQAQVAEAVR encoded by the coding sequence ATGACGACTTCCCTGCTGCTTCTCGGGGCGGCATTTCTGCTGATTCTCGCCAACGGCTTCTTCGTGGCCGCCGAGTTCGGGCTCGTCACCGTGGAGCGCCCGGACGCGGAGAAGGCCGCCGCCGACGGCGACCGACGGGCCCGTACGGTCGTCGCCGCCCTCAAGGAGCTGTCCTTCCAGCTCTCCGGCACCCAGCTCGGCATCACCATCACCTCGCTCGTGGTCGGCATGCTCGCCGAGCCGGCGCTCGCGCATCTGTTCGCGGGTCCGTTCACGGCGACCGGCCTTCCGGAAGGCGCCGTACCGGGTGTCTCCGTAGTGGTCGGCATGCTGCTCGCGTCCGCCGTGCAGATGGTGATCGGCGAGCTCGTCCCGAAGAACTGGGCGGTGTCGCGGCCGCTGCAGGTCGCGCGCTTCGTCGCGGGTCCGCAGCATGTCTTCGCGCGGCTCTTCAGGCCCGTGATCTCGCTCCTGAACGCCGTCGCCAACCGGATCGTGCGGGTGTTCGGCGTGGAGCCCGCCGACGAGCTGGCCTCGGCCCGCACCCCCGGCGAGCTGGTCTCCCTGGCCCGGCACTCGGCGCAGGCGGGCACCCTCGAACAGGACACCGCGGACCTGTTCGTACGGACCCTCTCCCTCGGCGAGCTGACCGCGCAGCACGTGATGACACCGCGCGTGAAGGTCAGCGCGCTGCAGACGTCGGCGACCGCCCAGGACGTGGTGAACCTGACCCGTGCCACGGGACTCTCGCGCTTCCCCGTCTACCGCGAGCGGATCGACGAGATCGTCGGCATGGTGCACCTCAAGGACGCCCTGGCGGTCCCGGCGCACGAGCGGCTGCGGACGCCTGCGGGCCGTATCGCGCAGGTACCGCTCCAGGTCCCGGAGACGCTGCCCGTGCAGCAGCTTCTTGAGCAGCTGCGCAGTGAGCAGCCGATAGCCGTCGTCGTCGACGAGTACGGCGGCACGGCCGGTGTGGTCACCCTGGAGGACATCGTCGAGGAGCTCGTCGGCGAGGTCCGCGACGAGCACGACCTGCACGATCTGCCGGAACTCGCGGCGGCACCGGCGGAGGACGGCCGTCCCGCCTGGGACGCCGACGGCAGCTGCCGGGTCGACACGCTCCAGCGGATAGGGCTCGACGTGCCCGAGGGGCCGTACGAGACCGTGGCAGGCCTCGTCGCCGATCTGCTCGGCCGTATCCCCGCCCCCGGAGACCGGGCCGAACTTCCCGGCTGGCGGCTCGCGGTGCGCCAGGTCGATCACTACCGCGCGGAGCGGGTACGCCTCGTACGGACCGCGGACATCAGCGGTGCCCCCCAGGCACAGGTCGCGGAGGCCGTCCGATGA
- a CDS encoding hemolysin family protein, translating to MSVLQLLFALLLVLANGFFVGAEFALVSVRRSQIEPLNTKRARQVLYGLEHLPQMMAAAQFGITICSLTLGAVAEPTVAHLLEPVFEAAHIPEGIIHPLGYAIALAVVVFLHLVIGEMVPKNLAMAAPEKTALWFSPGLVAFARLCRPVTVALGACARLVLKLFRVEPKDEVEAVFTSEQLNRLVGDSGQAGLLEPEEQERLEDALELGSRPVTDVLLDRASLVTVGASVTPSQVIELTGRTGYSRFPVCAENGAFMGYLHVKDVLDLTDGAETDRAVPQQVWRPMTTLRAELPLDDALTVMRRAATHLAQVADASGKVLGLVALEDVLELLVGEVRDPAHRVSVPRRPQEVRDSALVG from the coding sequence ATGAGCGTGCTCCAACTCCTGTTCGCCCTGCTCCTGGTGCTCGCGAACGGCTTCTTCGTGGGGGCCGAGTTCGCGCTCGTCTCCGTACGCCGCAGCCAGATCGAGCCGCTGAACACCAAGCGGGCCCGCCAGGTCCTCTACGGCCTCGAACATCTGCCGCAGATGATGGCGGCCGCCCAGTTCGGCATCACCATCTGCTCGCTGACGCTCGGCGCGGTCGCCGAACCGACCGTCGCGCATCTCCTGGAGCCCGTCTTCGAGGCGGCGCACATCCCCGAGGGGATCATCCATCCGCTCGGGTACGCCATCGCGCTCGCCGTCGTCGTCTTCCTCCACCTCGTCATCGGCGAGATGGTCCCGAAGAACCTCGCGATGGCGGCCCCGGAGAAGACCGCGCTGTGGTTCAGCCCCGGCCTTGTCGCCTTCGCCCGGCTGTGCCGGCCGGTCACGGTGGCGCTCGGGGCGTGCGCCAGGCTCGTCCTGAAGCTCTTCCGGGTCGAGCCCAAGGACGAGGTCGAGGCGGTCTTCACCAGCGAGCAGCTCAACCGGCTCGTCGGCGACTCCGGCCAGGCCGGACTGCTCGAACCCGAGGAGCAGGAGCGCCTGGAGGACGCCCTGGAGCTGGGCTCGCGCCCGGTGACGGACGTCCTGCTCGACCGGGCGTCCCTGGTCACCGTGGGCGCCTCGGTCACCCCGAGCCAGGTCATCGAGCTCACCGGGCGCACCGGCTACTCCCGCTTTCCGGTCTGCGCGGAGAACGGCGCCTTCATGGGCTACCTGCACGTGAAGGACGTACTGGATCTGACCGATGGCGCGGAGACGGACCGGGCGGTGCCGCAGCAGGTCTGGCGCCCCATGACGACCCTGCGCGCCGAACTCCCGCTGGACGACGCCCTGACGGTGATGCGCCGCGCCGCCACGCATCTGGCGCAGGTGGCCGACGCGTCGGGCAAGGTGCTCGGCCTGGTCGCCCTGGAGGACGTCCTCGAGCTCCTGGTCGGCGAGGTCCGCGACCCGGCGCACCGGGTGTCGGTGCCCCGCAGGCCCCAGGAGGTGCGGGACAGCGCCCTGGTCGGCTGA
- a CDS encoding AAA family ATPase codes for MDFGTQGSPAPADLAWIRGVDAYTMGAYPQAEEEFRAAVRMDPGMADGWLGLHALRIDTTTALLRMFQHRDRFGEQRARHGRTLNSWYWLGWWVQPVLESTRDLLLAHASHWLDGRHVPELDRALAGLPPVDADPQVRFLHACRSYLVKDWEQLVRHTDSLIDDAMLGIEAGLFGGMARVRLEMYGQAEPLLSAALMRCRSEQPQRKELRYWLARAHEGTGRSAAALPLYRAVHRVDPAFMDTSARLAAIAEGDGYDEVTDLASIALSGFGQDVMDAPDGIDPLFGTEGRDLKVTEPELPPGGGPSETDAVREKAVIPVQPGLPQLPPGPTDPALLEAALAELERMVGLEPVKRQVKALSAQLNMARLRAAQGLPVQPPKRHFVFSGPSGTGKTTVARILGRAFYALGLLGGDHLVEAQRADLVGEYLGQTAVKANELIDSAIGGVLFVDEAYSLSNSGYGKGDAYGDEALQVLLKRAEDNRDHLVVILAGYPEGMDRLLAANPGLSSRFTTRVDFPSYRPLELTAIGEVLAADNGDVWDEEALDELRSISGHVVDQSWIDELGNGRFLRTLYEKSCAYRDLRLSGYPGEPDRDDLSTLRLPDLMQAYGEVLSGRGPQDPPRM; via the coding sequence ATGGACTTCGGCACGCAGGGCTCACCCGCCCCGGCCGACCTCGCCTGGATCAGGGGCGTCGACGCCTACACGATGGGCGCCTATCCCCAGGCGGAGGAGGAGTTCCGGGCCGCGGTGCGGATGGATCCGGGGATGGCCGACGGCTGGCTCGGACTGCACGCACTGCGCATCGACACGACGACAGCACTCCTTCGGATGTTCCAGCACCGGGACCGGTTCGGGGAGCAGCGCGCCCGGCACGGGCGCACACTCAACTCCTGGTACTGGCTCGGCTGGTGGGTGCAGCCCGTCCTGGAGAGCACGCGCGATCTGCTGCTCGCGCACGCCTCGCACTGGCTCGACGGGCGCCATGTCCCGGAGCTGGACCGGGCGTTGGCGGGCCTGCCGCCGGTCGACGCGGACCCGCAGGTGCGCTTCCTGCACGCCTGCCGGTCCTATCTGGTCAAGGACTGGGAGCAGTTGGTCCGGCACACGGACTCGCTCATCGACGACGCGATGCTGGGCATCGAGGCCGGACTCTTCGGCGGAATGGCCCGCGTACGCCTGGAGATGTACGGGCAGGCCGAGCCGCTCCTGTCCGCCGCCCTGATGCGCTGCCGCAGCGAGCAGCCGCAGCGCAAGGAGCTGCGCTACTGGCTGGCCCGCGCCCACGAGGGCACCGGCCGCTCGGCGGCGGCGCTGCCGCTGTACCGGGCGGTGCACCGGGTGGACCCGGCGTTCATGGACACCTCGGCGCGGCTCGCGGCGATCGCCGAGGGCGACGGGTACGACGAGGTCACCGACCTGGCGTCGATCGCCCTCTCCGGCTTCGGGCAGGACGTGATGGACGCCCCGGACGGCATCGACCCGCTCTTCGGCACGGAGGGCCGCGACCTGAAGGTCACCGAGCCCGAACTGCCGCCCGGCGGCGGCCCGTCCGAGACCGACGCGGTGCGCGAGAAGGCCGTGATCCCGGTCCAGCCGGGGCTGCCACAGCTGCCGCCGGGCCCGACGGACCCCGCGCTCCTGGAGGCGGCCCTCGCCGAGCTGGAGCGGATGGTCGGCCTGGAGCCGGTGAAGCGCCAGGTCAAGGCGCTGTCGGCGCAGCTGAACATGGCGCGCCTGCGGGCCGCGCAAGGGCTGCCCGTGCAGCCGCCGAAACGACACTTCGTCTTCTCGGGCCCCTCGGGCACCGGCAAGACCACGGTGGCCCGCATCCTGGGCAGGGCGTTCTACGCGCTCGGCCTGCTCGGCGGCGACCACCTGGTGGAGGCGCAGCGCGCGGACCTGGTCGGCGAGTATCTGGGCCAGACCGCCGTGAAGGCCAATGAACTGATCGACTCGGCGATCGGCGGCGTCCTCTTCGTGGACGAGGCGTACTCGCTCTCCAACTCGGGCTACGGCAAGGGCGACGCGTACGGCGACGAAGCCCTGCAGGTCCTCCTCAAGCGCGCCGAGGACAACCGCGACCACCTGGTCGTGATCCTGGCCGGCTACCCCGAGGGCATGGACCGGCTGCTCGCCGCCAACCCCGGCCTCTCGTCCCGCTTCACGACCCGGGTCGACTTCCCCTCGTACCGCCCTCTGGAGCTCACCGCCATCGGCGAGGTCCTCGCCGCCGACAACGGGGATGTGTGGGACGAGGAGGCCCTGGACGAGCTGCGCTCCATCAGCGGCCATGTCGTCGACCAGTCCTGGATCGACGAGCTGGGCAACGGCCGCTTCCTGCGCACGCTCTACGAGAAGAGCTGCGCCTACCGCGACCTGCGCCTGTCCGGCTATCCCGGAGAGCCGGACCGCGACGACTTGTCGACACTGCGCCTTCCGGACCTCATGCAGGCGTACGGAGAGGTCCTTTCGGGGCGGGGCCCGCAGGACCCGCCCCGGATGTGA